One region of Sphingomonas kaistensis genomic DNA includes:
- a CDS encoding alpha/beta hydrolase: MRWLLAIAALIFVLVSPAGAQGRFVEFDQPADIGQVHVTVWLPLGYDRAPGRRYPVLYMHDGQNVFFPKRSGFNKVWAADKAALKLIAAREVAPFMIVAVDHPGAPRYLRYFPTRVANPEFAKGIAGFAKGKLAGDDYLTFLAGTLKPRIDRDYRTRPQPRFTAVAGSSMGGLISLYALTERADIFGKAAAVSTHSPLVDPGLLTQQPQMAEMVKADWRRYVASRLGAPRGRKLWMDHGTETLDAGYAPYQAVLDESVASAGWMRGKDFESRVYKGTAHEENAWAARLPEILGWLLSDWKP; encoded by the coding sequence ATGCGGTGGCTGCTCGCCATCGCGGCGCTGATCTTCGTCCTGGTCTCGCCGGCCGGCGCGCAGGGCCGCTTCGTCGAGTTCGACCAGCCGGCCGATATCGGCCAGGTCCATGTCACCGTCTGGCTTCCGCTCGGATACGACCGCGCGCCCGGCCGCCGCTACCCGGTGCTCTACATGCACGACGGGCAGAACGTCTTCTTTCCCAAGCGTTCGGGCTTCAACAAGGTCTGGGCGGCGGACAAGGCGGCACTGAAGCTGATCGCCGCGCGCGAGGTTGCTCCGTTCATGATCGTCGCAGTCGATCATCCGGGCGCCCCGCGCTACCTGCGCTATTTCCCGACCCGGGTCGCTAATCCCGAATTCGCCAAGGGGATCGCCGGCTTCGCCAAGGGGAAGCTTGCCGGTGACGACTATCTGACCTTCCTCGCGGGCACGCTGAAGCCGCGGATCGACCGCGACTATCGCACCCGGCCGCAGCCCCGCTTCACCGCTGTGGCGGGAAGCAGCATGGGCGGGCTGATCAGCCTGTATGCGCTGACAGAGCGGGCCGACATCTTCGGCAAGGCGGCGGCGGTGTCGACCCACTCGCCCTTGGTCGATCCCGGCCTGCTGACGCAGCAGCCCCAGATGGCCGAGATGGTGAAGGCCGACTGGCGGCGCTACGTCGCCAGCCGGCTGGGCGCGCCGCGTGGACGCAAGCTTTGGATGGACCACGGCACCGAGACGCTGGATGCCGGCTATGCTCCCTATCAGGCGGTGCTCGACGAAAGCGTCGCCAGTGCGGGCTGGATGCGCGGCAAGGATTTTGAAAGCCGCGTTTACAAGGGCACCGCGCATGAGGAGAATGCGTGGGCAGCACGATTGCCGGAGATCCTCGGCTGGCTGCTCTCGGACTGGAAGCCTTAG